In a single window of the Luteibacter rhizovicinus DSM 16549 genome:
- a CDS encoding SAM-dependent methyltransferase: MTLGSHLTPLSRSHIEQADVIFAGLSDNIVEQWLQRMNSDVRSLQPYYKEGKSRRKTYEEWVELMMVEVRAGKRVCGVFYGHPGIFAWSPHKVIEVARAEGFQAHMEPGVSAEDCLYADLGIDPGTVGCQHYEAGQILFYERRIDPSSYLVLWQVGLVGDRSLARFTTSGAYRQVLVDVLAKDYPLDHEIIIYRAVTLPIQKPRIRRIALRDLPFVDVPTEETVVIPPAAALKPNHEIRERLAALDKLEQEAATA, from the coding sequence ATGACCCTGGGTTCCCACCTCACCCCGCTGTCCCGCAGCCATATCGAACAGGCTGACGTGATCTTCGCTGGCCTCTCGGACAACATCGTCGAGCAGTGGCTCCAGCGCATGAACTCCGACGTGCGCAGCCTGCAGCCTTATTACAAGGAAGGTAAGTCGCGCCGGAAGACCTATGAAGAATGGGTCGAACTGATGATGGTCGAAGTCCGCGCCGGCAAGCGCGTCTGCGGCGTCTTCTACGGCCACCCGGGCATCTTCGCCTGGTCGCCGCACAAGGTCATCGAGGTCGCCCGCGCCGAAGGCTTCCAGGCCCACATGGAGCCGGGCGTCTCCGCCGAGGACTGCCTCTACGCCGATCTGGGCATCGACCCGGGCACCGTGGGCTGCCAGCACTACGAAGCCGGCCAGATTCTTTTCTATGAGCGCCGCATCGATCCCAGCAGCTACCTCGTCCTGTGGCAAGTCGGCCTGGTCGGCGATCGCTCTCTCGCCCGCTTCACCACCAGCGGCGCATACCGTCAGGTGCTGGTCGATGTGCTGGCCAAGGACTACCCACTCGACCACGAGATCATCATCTACCGCGCGGTGACCCTGCCGATCCAGAAGCCGCGCATCCGCCGCATTGCCCTGCGCGACCTTCCCTTCGTCGACGTGCCGACCGAAGAGACCGTGGTCATCCCGCCGGCCGCCGCGCTCAAGCCAAACCATGAAATTCGTGAGCGGCTTGCTGCGTTGGACAAGCTGGAGCAGGAAGCGGCGACCGCCTGA
- a CDS encoding alpha/beta fold hydrolase codes for METRFTTSGVRMRLHSSRPGDLNWLLLPGGPGIGSESLQELADAMDVPGTIWLVDLPGDGSNTGRQHDDPFRLWPHVLVEAAQELPNVVFAGHSTGGMYLLATPEVREHIVGLVLLDTAPDCAWHAEYVQMTQDHPLPRFEEALVAYGRDNSVANLTTLVLESTEWNFQPWAIETGRALLARMPYNREAVEWSDVNFDHTYKARWWPTDIPVLRLWGANDRIVSQRGWDDPSYGTPNVLTCEVPDAGHFPWIENPGVVGEAFRELSRRLLAR; via the coding sequence TTGGAAACGCGATTCACTACCTCCGGCGTCCGCATGCGCCTGCACTCGTCCCGACCGGGCGACCTCAACTGGCTGCTGCTCCCCGGCGGTCCGGGCATCGGGTCGGAAAGCCTGCAGGAACTGGCCGACGCGATGGACGTGCCGGGGACGATCTGGCTCGTGGATCTGCCGGGCGATGGCTCGAACACCGGTCGCCAGCACGACGACCCGTTCCGGCTGTGGCCACACGTATTGGTGGAGGCCGCGCAGGAATTGCCGAACGTCGTGTTTGCCGGCCATTCCACTGGCGGCATGTATCTGCTCGCCACGCCGGAGGTTCGCGAGCATATCGTCGGCCTCGTGCTTCTCGACACCGCGCCCGATTGTGCGTGGCACGCCGAGTACGTTCAGATGACGCAGGATCACCCGCTGCCACGATTCGAGGAAGCGCTGGTTGCCTACGGGCGCGACAACAGCGTGGCCAACCTGACCACGCTGGTGCTGGAATCGACGGAGTGGAATTTCCAGCCGTGGGCGATCGAGACCGGTCGTGCACTCCTCGCTCGCATGCCTTACAACCGCGAAGCGGTCGAGTGGTCGGATGTGAACTTCGATCACACGTATAAGGCCCGCTGGTGGCCCACCGATATACCCGTGCTGCGCCTCTGGGGCGCGAACGATCGCATCGTCAGCCAGCGCGGCTGGGATGATCCAAGCTACGGCACGCCGAACGTCCTGACCTGCGAAGTACCCGATGCCGGCCACTTCCCGTGGATCGAGAATCCGGGTGTCGTCGGTGAGGCATTCCGCGAGCTGTCACGGCGGCTCCTGGCGAGGTAG
- a CDS encoding glutathione S-transferase family protein, whose amino-acid sequence MTITITAFEHSPDGGKGLSRDTRVRWALEEVGQPYNVRPLSFEALKQSAHVCMNPFGQIPTYEEGDLCLFESGAIVFHIAEHYAGLLPSDGNARARAIMWMFAALNSVEPSILEIVVVKFAEGDKPWSKERMPLVFDRIRQRLRPLSARLGDAEWLDGEFSAGDLIMVSVLLRLRMSGILDEFPNLAAYVARGEARPAYQRAFAAQLAQATGT is encoded by the coding sequence ATGACCATTACAATCACCGCATTCGAACATTCACCCGACGGTGGCAAGGGGCTCTCGCGTGACACCCGCGTCCGTTGGGCGCTGGAAGAAGTGGGGCAGCCGTATAACGTTCGCCCTCTTTCGTTCGAAGCGCTGAAGCAGTCCGCGCATGTGTGCATGAATCCCTTCGGACAGATCCCGACCTACGAGGAAGGCGATCTGTGCCTGTTCGAAAGCGGCGCCATCGTCTTCCACATCGCGGAACACTACGCGGGGCTGTTACCGAGCGATGGGAATGCACGCGCCCGGGCGATCATGTGGATGTTCGCCGCGCTCAATTCCGTCGAGCCATCGATTCTTGAAATCGTCGTCGTCAAGTTCGCGGAAGGCGACAAGCCCTGGTCGAAAGAGCGGATGCCCCTGGTCTTCGATCGTATCCGCCAGCGACTTCGTCCGCTCTCTGCCCGTCTGGGCGACGCCGAATGGCTCGATGGCGAGTTCAGCGCGGGCGACCTGATCATGGTGTCCGTGCTGCTCCGGTTGCGCATGTCGGGCATTCTGGACGAGTTCCCCAATCTGGCCGCCTACGTAGCGCGTGGCGAGGCGCGGCCGGCGTACCAGCGGGCCTTCGCCGCCCAACTGGCGCAAGCAACGGGTACTTAG
- a CDS encoding SDR family oxidoreductase → MSKTVAIVTGASQGTGRSTALRLARDFGAIVLVARNKESLESTASDIRRDGAEALVIDMDLGAPASAKAVVEQTLATFGRIDALLNIAGAVPQIDLFAMTDEQWDAGMALKLHGARRLTIEAWPALKATHGSVVLISGNSAETPKAPYAAVATINAAIVALAKAFSDRGIADGVQVNSVLPGPVMTGRRRSYLEHWAPSHGMTVEEATTAFPREAGIARYGEPEEIAELMAFLVSPGAKWMTGSTIRMDGGEVKAT, encoded by the coding sequence ATGTCAAAGACAGTCGCCATTGTCACGGGAGCCAGCCAGGGTACCGGCCGATCCACGGCACTGCGCCTTGCGCGGGATTTCGGCGCGATCGTGCTGGTCGCGCGCAACAAGGAATCCCTGGAGTCGACGGCCTCCGACATTCGTCGGGACGGTGCGGAAGCACTTGTCATCGACATGGACCTCGGTGCACCAGCCTCGGCGAAAGCCGTGGTCGAGCAGACGCTGGCGACCTTCGGTCGCATCGACGCCCTGCTCAACATCGCCGGCGCGGTACCGCAGATCGATCTGTTCGCGATGACTGATGAACAATGGGATGCGGGCATGGCGCTCAAGCTCCACGGGGCGCGTCGCCTGACGATCGAAGCGTGGCCGGCGCTGAAGGCGACTCACGGTTCGGTCGTCCTCATCTCGGGCAACTCCGCCGAGACGCCGAAGGCCCCCTATGCAGCCGTCGCCACGATCAACGCGGCTATCGTCGCGCTCGCCAAGGCCTTCTCGGATCGGGGAATCGCGGATGGCGTGCAGGTAAACAGTGTCTTGCCGGGTCCCGTCATGACGGGCCGCCGTCGTTCCTATCTCGAGCATTGGGCGCCGTCACACGGCATGACGGTGGAAGAAGCCACCACGGCGTTCCCTCGCGAGGCAGGTATCGCTCGCTACGGTGAGCCGGAGGAGATTGCCGAACTCATGGCTTTCCTCGTGTCGCCGGGTGCGAAGTGGATGACGGGTTCGACGATCCGGATGGACGGTGGCGAAGTAAAGGCGACCTGA
- a CDS encoding alpha/beta hydrolase produces MSEQTVRVVLVPGAWADGSSWSKVIVLLRNEGIEAVSAPIPLTSLADDVQALERTLDRVAGPVVLVGHVYAGAVIGEARHPQVRALVYVAALAPDEGETVADVFYRNEPHPLAPTLAPDSHGLIWLPRDAFASAFAQDASPEDQALAMATQRPISPACITVPVGRPRWKDIPAWYLLAEEDRMIVEKTQRFMAERMRARVHALPVDHTPGVTAPDAVVSVILEAVRGVIH; encoded by the coding sequence ATGTCCGAGCAGACCGTCCGCGTTGTCCTTGTCCCCGGCGCCTGGGCCGATGGCTCCAGCTGGTCGAAGGTGATCGTCCTTCTCCGAAACGAAGGCATCGAGGCGGTCTCGGCACCGATCCCGCTGACGAGCCTGGCCGATGACGTCCAGGCGCTGGAGCGCACCCTCGACCGCGTCGCTGGGCCGGTCGTTCTCGTAGGCCACGTGTATGCAGGTGCGGTGATCGGCGAAGCTCGCCATCCCCAGGTGCGGGCGCTGGTCTATGTCGCGGCTCTTGCACCCGATGAAGGTGAGACGGTCGCGGATGTCTTCTACCGAAACGAGCCGCATCCTCTTGCGCCGACGCTCGCGCCGGACAGTCACGGTCTGATCTGGCTGCCGCGTGACGCATTCGCGTCGGCGTTCGCACAGGACGCATCGCCCGAAGATCAGGCGTTAGCGATGGCGACCCAGCGTCCGATCTCGCCTGCGTGCATCACGGTGCCGGTCGGGCGTCCACGGTGGAAGGACATCCCTGCGTGGTACCTGCTGGCCGAGGAGGACCGCATGATTGTCGAGAAAACCCAGCGCTTCATGGCCGAACGCATGCGTGCTCGCGTCCATGCCCTGCCGGTCGACCACACGCCGGGCGTCACGGCACCCGATGCCGTTGTCAGCGTGATCCTCGAAGCCGTTCGCGGCGTCATTCACTGA
- a CDS encoding FAD-dependent monooxygenase, producing the protein MAVEDSQRIVIAGGGIAGLATWRALKQRDIASLVVERRPVAADGGLAINLPGNAIAALEQLGLSAQIARLGHPVRKREYRSRDDRLLAAIDEDSFWGATHRPRAVRRADLMAMLGNGMEGSELRSDRAIASVQQDPSTVHVRLDNDEQLSTRLLVGADGVRSTVRQAVMGASQPSAAHIASASWRFMAPNPGVDGWTVWTGEHGTILLLPIDDATVYGWVAVSSPNVAGDDLRQLDQAFRDFPERVRKALAWALAHPESLYHSPIEEVRLSRWSEGRVVLLGDAAHATAPVWAEGAALAMEDALALAGIVSDTDDMAVVGQRFEQARQPRVAHVQAMTDRLSKSARLPYGLRRFIMPFVVPRSYRATYTPLKQG; encoded by the coding sequence ATGGCAGTCGAAGATTCGCAGCGCATCGTCATCGCCGGCGGCGGTATCGCCGGCCTCGCCACCTGGCGCGCCTTGAAACAACGCGACATCGCGTCCCTCGTGGTCGAGCGCCGGCCCGTGGCGGCCGATGGCGGTCTTGCCATCAATCTTCCCGGCAACGCCATCGCGGCACTCGAGCAGCTCGGCCTCAGCGCACAGATCGCGCGGCTGGGACACCCGGTGCGCAAGCGTGAGTACCGTTCGCGCGACGATCGCCTGCTTGCCGCGATCGACGAAGACAGCTTCTGGGGCGCGACGCACCGCCCGCGCGCGGTGCGTCGCGCCGACCTGATGGCGATGCTCGGCAACGGCATGGAGGGTTCCGAACTCCGGTCGGATCGCGCCATCGCCTCGGTCCAGCAAGATCCTTCGACCGTCCATGTCCGTCTCGACAACGATGAGCAACTCTCCACACGCCTGCTAGTCGGCGCCGATGGCGTGCGCTCCACGGTGCGCCAGGCGGTCATGGGCGCGTCGCAGCCTTCTGCCGCTCACATCGCTTCCGCCAGCTGGCGCTTCATGGCACCCAATCCCGGCGTCGATGGCTGGACGGTGTGGACGGGCGAGCACGGCACGATCCTGCTGCTTCCCATCGACGATGCGACGGTCTATGGCTGGGTCGCCGTGAGTTCGCCGAATGTCGCGGGCGACGATCTTAGGCAGCTGGATCAGGCATTCCGTGACTTCCCCGAGCGCGTGCGCAAAGCGCTCGCCTGGGCGCTCGCTCATCCGGAGTCGCTCTACCATTCGCCCATCGAGGAAGTGCGCCTGAGCCGCTGGAGCGAAGGTCGGGTCGTACTTCTCGGTGACGCGGCGCACGCCACGGCACCGGTGTGGGCCGAAGGCGCGGCGCTGGCGATGGAAGATGCGCTCGCACTCGCCGGCATCGTCTCGGACACCGACGACATGGCTGTGGTCGGCCAGCGTTTCGAGCAAGCCCGCCAGCCACGCGTGGCGCATGTGCAGGCTATGACGGATCGTCTGTCGAAGTCGGCGCGACTGCCCTATGGACTGCGTCGATTCATCATGCCGTTCGTCGTCCCGCGCAGCTATCGGGCCACGTACACGCCGCTCAAGCAGGGCTGA
- a CDS encoding TetR/AcrR family transcriptional regulator, with protein MSKPDGLRNQKKAETRQAISHVATRLFIERGFDNVSVAEVAREAGVARKTVFNYFLRKEDLIFDREEEVRALVRDAIAGRGAQSPVRAFEAAMRALVDTGHPIFQMSARPIQFWRTVVVSPSLTTYARELRVTLGDDLAAMLADALGRPPTDSDARLAASMLVSTLVVAYGDALRAFREGQDPVAAFVRVMEQGFKGVDAALARTPYV; from the coding sequence ATGTCAAAACCGGACGGGCTTCGGAACCAGAAAAAAGCGGAGACGCGCCAGGCGATATCCCACGTCGCCACACGCCTGTTCATCGAGCGCGGCTTCGACAACGTCTCGGTCGCCGAGGTGGCGCGCGAGGCCGGGGTGGCCCGGAAAACGGTATTCAACTACTTCCTGCGCAAGGAGGACCTGATCTTCGACCGCGAGGAAGAGGTTCGGGCCCTGGTGCGCGACGCGATCGCGGGACGCGGAGCGCAGTCCCCGGTGCGTGCGTTCGAAGCTGCCATGCGAGCCCTTGTGGACACGGGCCATCCGATCTTCCAGATGTCCGCCCGGCCGATTCAGTTCTGGCGAACCGTCGTGGTGAGTCCGTCGCTCACGACCTATGCGCGCGAGTTGCGGGTGACGCTGGGCGACGATCTCGCTGCGATGCTTGCCGATGCGCTGGGCCGGCCTCCCACCGATTCCGACGCGCGCCTCGCCGCGAGCATGCTGGTTTCCACCCTCGTGGTGGCGTATGGCGACGCGCTTCGTGCCTTTCGGGAGGGGCAGGATCCGGTGGCGGCGTTCGTGAGAGTGATGGAGCAGGGTTTCAAAGGCGTCGATGCCGCCCTCGCGCGGACACCTTATGTGTGA
- a CDS encoding FAD-dependent monooxygenase translates to MIYDVVVAGAGPVGLFLACELRLAGRSVLVLEAQADPRSPLKRLPFGMRGLSAPSIDGFDRRGMLDEIAARQPGRDGVGPGAAGAAHWMDQPRRPAGHFAGISFYEDQVDRSAWPWRLPGAAATSMMVTMESLELTLEARAVAMGADVRRGAGVDGLDQDDEGVHVTAAGDVFRGRWLVGCDGGRSTVRKAGGFDVVGTDPEFTGYSVDVELAEPHALRPGRHYTPTGMYTYGAPGTVAMVEFDGGACHRMQPISLEHVQGVLRRVSGTDVTVTALRLATTWTDRAFQATSYRRGRVLLAGDAAHIHSPLGGQGLNLGLGDAMNLGWKLAATLRGDAPEGLLDTYTAERHPVGASVLDWSRAQVALMRPSRSSRALEAIVRDLIDTRDGATYFAGRVSGVTLRCDLGSDHPLVGRSVPDVELADGTRLNEHLRSGKGFFLDFDPHAPLQDFAKFGDRVEYIGSNTNNVNDRLGLRALLVRPDGIVAWATDEEAIPDDVICNVSRWFGEA, encoded by the coding sequence TTGATCTACGACGTTGTGGTGGCCGGCGCGGGCCCGGTCGGCCTGTTCCTGGCCTGCGAATTGCGCCTGGCGGGACGCTCCGTGCTGGTGCTGGAAGCGCAGGCCGATCCGCGGTCTCCCCTGAAACGCCTGCCCTTTGGCATGCGCGGCCTTTCCGCGCCGTCGATCGACGGATTCGACCGTCGCGGCATGCTGGATGAGATCGCGGCACGCCAGCCGGGGCGAGACGGCGTCGGTCCCGGCGCGGCGGGCGCCGCCCATTGGATGGACCAGCCTCGACGCCCGGCCGGCCATTTCGCCGGCATTTCGTTCTACGAGGACCAGGTCGACCGCTCGGCGTGGCCCTGGCGCCTGCCGGGTGCGGCCGCCACCAGCATGATGGTCACCATGGAGTCCCTGGAGCTCACGCTCGAGGCGCGGGCGGTGGCGATGGGCGCAGATGTCCGGCGCGGCGCTGGCGTCGATGGTCTCGACCAGGACGATGAGGGCGTGCACGTCACCGCGGCGGGTGACGTGTTTCGCGGGCGTTGGCTCGTCGGTTGCGATGGCGGCCGCAGCACGGTGCGCAAGGCCGGCGGTTTCGACGTCGTCGGTACCGATCCGGAATTCACCGGCTACTCCGTGGATGTCGAGCTGGCCGAGCCGCATGCGCTTCGGCCCGGCCGCCACTACACGCCGACGGGGATGTACACCTACGGCGCGCCTGGAACGGTCGCGATGGTCGAGTTCGATGGCGGCGCGTGTCACCGGATGCAGCCGATCTCGCTCGAACACGTGCAGGGAGTGCTTCGGCGCGTCTCGGGGACGGACGTCACGGTAACGGCACTTCGGCTGGCGACGACATGGACCGACCGCGCCTTCCAGGCGACGTCGTATCGCCGTGGACGCGTGTTGCTCGCCGGTGACGCCGCACACATTCACTCCCCTCTTGGCGGTCAGGGCCTGAATCTTGGACTCGGCGACGCCATGAATCTCGGTTGGAAGCTGGCCGCGACGCTGCGAGGCGATGCACCTGAGGGATTGCTGGATACCTACACGGCAGAACGACATCCTGTCGGTGCGAGCGTGCTGGATTGGTCACGCGCGCAGGTGGCGCTGATGCGGCCGAGCCGGAGTTCGCGTGCACTCGAAGCCATCGTCCGCGACCTGATCGACACGCGTGATGGGGCGACGTATTTCGCGGGGCGCGTCTCGGGGGTGACGCTCCGCTGTGACCTGGGATCCGATCATCCGCTGGTAGGACGTAGCGTCCCCGATGTCGAGCTGGCGGATGGAACCCGACTGAACGAACACCTCAGGAGTGGCAAGGGCTTTTTCCTCGACTTCGACCCGCATGCACCGCTGCAGGACTTTGCGAAGTTCGGCGATCGCGTCGAGTACATCGGCAGCAATACCAACAACGTCAACGATCGACTGGGATTGCGCGCCCTGCTCGTGCGACCCGATGGCATCGTTGCGTGGGCGACCGATGAAGAAGCGATTCCCGATGACGTGATTTGTAACGTGTCGCGATGGTTCGGCGAGGCATAA
- a CDS encoding SDR family oxidoreductase translates to MNILVIGGYGLVGRNVVARLRAAGHETTAASRSTGVDVTTGKGLRQALAGIDVVVDVSNSPSFDDIAAFEFFKAASEHLLAAEAEAGVRHHVSLSVVGTGLLDDSHYLRGKALQEVLIRHSGIPFTVVHATQFYEFLVDIVSSAVRDQTVRLSSAFIQPVASDDVAAVIAEAAVAMPINGSIQVAGPTRERLFDIVQRFLLDIEAPCDVILDADAPYFGAILDEDVLLPRADATLGTRGFQEWLEQSEYSRVRW, encoded by the coding sequence ATGAACATCCTGGTCATTGGTGGCTACGGCCTCGTCGGCCGGAACGTCGTGGCGCGACTCCGGGCAGCGGGGCACGAGACCACCGCCGCCTCACGGTCGACGGGCGTCGATGTCACGACTGGCAAGGGGCTGAGGCAGGCACTGGCCGGCATCGATGTAGTGGTCGACGTCAGCAATTCGCCTTCGTTCGACGACATCGCGGCGTTTGAGTTCTTCAAGGCCGCGAGCGAACACCTCCTCGCGGCCGAAGCCGAAGCCGGCGTGCGCCACCACGTTTCGCTTTCGGTCGTCGGCACCGGCCTGCTCGACGACAGCCACTATCTCCGGGGCAAGGCCTTGCAGGAAGTCCTCATCCGACACTCGGGCATCCCGTTTACGGTGGTGCACGCGACGCAGTTCTATGAGTTCCTCGTCGACATTGTCAGCTCGGCCGTGCGCGACCAGACGGTGCGGCTGTCGTCGGCCTTCATCCAGCCCGTCGCTTCCGACGATGTCGCGGCGGTGATCGCCGAGGCGGCGGTGGCGATGCCGATCAACGGCTCGATCCAGGTCGCCGGGCCCACGCGCGAGCGCCTGTTCGACATCGTCCAGCGCTTCCTGCTCGACATCGAAGCGCCTTGCGACGTCATCCTCGACGCCGACGCACCGTACTTCGGCGCCATTCTGGACGAGGACGTCCTGTTGCCCCGTGCGGACGCAACGCTTGGCACGCGGGGGTTTCAGGAGTGGCTGGAGCAGTCGGAGTATTCCCGCGTGAGGTGGTAG
- a CDS encoding CGNR zinc finger domain-containing protein, translating to MPSPTPAMLIADSTGLDFLNSIATPTNVTIDWIDDGDGLIDWLGQAQLVPADVLVAMRGGAMPGELDRLAEQVRDLREWFRGFVREHKGKPLTSASLRELDPLNRLLARDEGYGRVVALDSGTIGFERVRRWTSPESLLLPVAEAMATLVAEQDFSYVKACEGPTCTLLFADHTRGHVRRWCSMSACGNRAKQLAHRQRLGARP from the coding sequence ATGCCTTCCCCTACCCCCGCCATGCTCATCGCCGACTCGACCGGCCTCGATTTCCTCAACTCCATCGCGACGCCGACGAACGTCACGATCGACTGGATCGACGACGGCGACGGGTTGATCGACTGGCTCGGGCAGGCCCAGCTGGTACCGGCGGACGTCCTCGTCGCCATGCGGGGCGGCGCCATGCCGGGTGAGCTCGATCGGCTCGCTGAGCAGGTTCGGGATCTGCGGGAGTGGTTCCGGGGATTCGTTCGGGAGCACAAGGGCAAGCCGCTCACATCGGCGAGCCTGCGTGAGCTCGACCCGCTGAATCGCTTGCTCGCGCGCGACGAAGGCTACGGCCGTGTGGTCGCGCTCGATTCGGGCACCATCGGCTTCGAGCGAGTGCGCCGGTGGACGTCACCCGAGTCGCTGCTCCTTCCGGTCGCCGAAGCCATGGCGACGCTGGTCGCCGAGCAAGACTTCTCTTACGTGAAGGCCTGCGAAGGTCCGACCTGTACGCTGTTGTTCGCCGATCACACGCGCGGTCACGTCCGTCGCTGGTGCAGCATGTCCGCCTGTGGCAACCGGGCGAAGCAGCTTGCGCATCGACAGCGACTCGGTGCGCGACCTTGA